A region from the Tahibacter amnicola genome encodes:
- a CDS encoding TetR/AcrR family transcriptional regulator: MTRSTRSAKKAAVRQALIAAANRRFHSHGFAQTTIDEICADAGVSRRTFFRYFENKEALAFPHRTERLERFLALLDGADHSPNPVDGLRAICETFADEYSANRAQILAQQRLVDSEPALAAREHEIDRDWETAMAATFRRRFGPGAASERRARLMAGAAIGVIRATMRYWYEKDGQPDLAKLGQEALDGLERGFLT, from the coding sequence GTGACCCGGTCCACGCGCTCCGCCAAGAAGGCCGCCGTCCGCCAGGCGCTGATCGCTGCCGCGAATCGCCGCTTCCACAGCCACGGTTTCGCGCAGACGACCATCGACGAGATCTGCGCCGACGCCGGCGTGAGCCGCCGCACTTTCTTCCGCTATTTCGAGAACAAGGAAGCGCTCGCCTTTCCCCACCGGACTGAGCGCCTCGAGCGCTTCCTCGCACTGCTCGACGGAGCGGACCACTCACCCAACCCCGTCGACGGCCTGCGCGCGATCTGCGAAACCTTCGCGGACGAATATTCCGCCAACCGCGCGCAGATCCTCGCGCAGCAGCGCCTGGTCGACTCCGAACCCGCACTCGCCGCGCGCGAACACGAAATCGACCGCGATTGGGAAACAGCAATGGCCGCCACCTTCCGCCGCCGCTTCGGCCCCGGCGCCGCCTCCGAGCGCCGCGCCCGCCTGATGGCCGGCGCCGCCATCGGTGTCATCCGCGCGACGATGCGCTACTGGTATGAGAAGGATGGACAGCCGGATCTTGCGAAGCTCGGGCAGGAGGCGCTGGATGGGTTGGAGCGAGGGTTTTTGACCTGA
- a CDS encoding PfaD family polyunsaturated fatty acid/polyketide biosynthesis protein, translating to MPVLASVPTIAPHAPAHWRGAAPAFAPADLAGACAQVRHTAVVVRDDRDGRLGVGIDGTLVAAGDSNCWPVLGLLPPLYPEWLGDRTFSETHGTRFPYVAGAMANGIATTRLVTEMARAGCLGFFGAAGLSLARVEAAVDELARELDPRGMPWGVNLIHSPGEPAVEDAVADLLIRRGVRCVEASAFMGLTPAIVRYAASGLTVDGSGTIQRRHRVLAKISREEVAKHFMAPMPVAILDELVARNALTRAEADLAARVPLAEDITCEADSGGHTDNRPLAVLLPTILTLRDRIVAGQRYARPIRVGAAGGLGTPGALASAFALGAAYVQTGSVNQACVESGLGAGARAMLAQASMADVIMAPAADMFEMGVDVQVLRRGTLFAIRARKLYEIYRAYPSLEAVPAAERAKIEKEMLRASFEEAWASTRAFWSSRDPSQVTRAESDPKHRMALVFRSYLGLSSRWAIDGVTERLTDYQIWCGPAMGAFNTWVAGSFLEAPARRTAVQVALNLLEGAAVLTRAQQLRTFGLPIPSSAFDFRPRPLA from the coding sequence GTGCCAGTTTTGGCTAGTGTCCCGACGATTGCCCCCCACGCGCCGGCGCACTGGCGCGGCGCAGCGCCCGCGTTTGCGCCGGCTGACCTGGCGGGCGCCTGCGCCCAGGTGCGTCACACGGCGGTCGTCGTCCGCGACGACCGTGACGGACGGCTCGGCGTAGGCATCGACGGCACGCTGGTCGCCGCGGGCGACAGCAACTGCTGGCCGGTGCTGGGTCTGCTGCCGCCGCTGTATCCCGAATGGCTCGGCGACCGCACCTTCAGCGAGACGCACGGCACGCGCTTCCCCTATGTCGCCGGCGCCATGGCCAACGGCATCGCCACCACCCGGCTCGTGACCGAAATGGCGCGCGCGGGGTGCCTCGGCTTCTTCGGCGCCGCAGGCCTGTCGCTGGCCCGCGTGGAGGCTGCGGTCGACGAACTGGCCCGGGAGCTGGATCCGCGCGGCATGCCCTGGGGTGTGAACCTCATCCACAGCCCCGGTGAGCCCGCCGTCGAAGACGCGGTCGCAGACCTCCTCATCCGGCGCGGCGTGCGTTGCGTGGAAGCCTCGGCCTTCATGGGCCTGACGCCAGCGATCGTGCGCTATGCGGCGAGTGGTCTCACTGTCGACGGCAGCGGGACCATCCAGCGTCGCCATCGCGTGCTGGCGAAGATCTCCCGCGAGGAAGTGGCGAAGCACTTCATGGCACCGATGCCGGTCGCGATCCTCGACGAGCTGGTCGCGCGCAACGCGCTCACCCGCGCCGAAGCCGATCTCGCCGCACGCGTGCCGCTGGCCGAAGACATCACGTGCGAGGCGGATTCCGGCGGCCACACCGACAACCGTCCACTGGCCGTGCTGCTGCCGACCATCCTGACGCTGCGTGATCGCATCGTGGCCGGGCAGCGCTACGCGCGACCGATCCGCGTGGGTGCGGCGGGCGGCCTCGGCACACCCGGCGCGCTCGCGTCGGCCTTCGCGCTCGGGGCGGCCTACGTGCAGACGGGTTCGGTAAACCAGGCGTGCGTGGAATCCGGCCTTGGCGCCGGCGCACGGGCGATGCTGGCGCAGGCTTCGATGGCCGACGTGATCATGGCGCCGGCGGCCGACATGTTCGAGATGGGCGTTGACGTGCAGGTGCTGCGTCGCGGCACGTTGTTCGCGATCCGCGCCCGGAAGCTCTACGAGATCTACCGCGCGTATCCCTCGCTGGAAGCCGTTCCGGCGGCGGAGCGTGCGAAGATCGAGAAAGAGATGCTGCGCGCCAGCTTCGAGGAAGCCTGGGCCTCCACGCGCGCATTCTGGTCCTCGCGCGATCCGTCCCAGGTAACCCGCGCCGAGTCCGATCCCAAGCACCGCATGGCGTTGGTGTTCCGTTCCTACCTGGGTCTCTCCAGCCGCTGGGCGATTGACGGCGTGACCGAGCGGCTGACGGATTACCAGATCTGGTGCGGCCCTGCGATGGGCGCATTCAACACCTGGGTTGCCGGCAGCTTCCTCGAAGCGCCCGCCCGGCGCACCGCGGTGCAGGTCGCACTCAATCTGCTCGAAGGCGCCGCGGTGCTGACCCGCGCGCAACAGCTGCGCACCTTCGGTTTGCCGATTCCGTCGTCCGCGTTCGATTTCCGTCCGAGGCCCCTCGCATGA
- a CDS encoding type I polyketide synthase, with product MSSPQRQPIAIVGVSAIFPGSHDANGFWRDILAGKDLLTDVPSTHWRIDDYYDADPSAPDKTYARRGGFLAPMDFDALGWGIPPSTIPATDTSQLLALIAARAVLEDAAREQFETMDRSRISVILGVTSAQELLFSLVSRLQRPVWQKALRETGLPEDEVQAACERIAAQYVPWQEASFPGLLGNVVAGRIANRLGLGGTNCVTDAACASSFSAIQMAVNELQLGDSDLVISGGVDTLNDIFMYMCFSKTPALSPSGDCRPFSDQADGTMLGEGLGMVALKRLADAERDGDRIYAVLRGVGTSSDGRAKSVYAPVSAGQAVALRRAYAQAGFGPDTVELVEAHGTGTKAGDSAEFEGLRSVYAEADAERTQWCALGSVKSQIGHTKAAAGAAGLFKAVMALHHKVLPPTIKADTPNPALALSQSPFYLNTSARPWIRGASHPRRAAVSAFGFGGSNFHLALEEYVGSAPRAERLATQSHELLAVSAASAEAMREQIARLRQSCANNMPLSAIARTSRDAFDHAAAVRLAVVANSITDLDARLAHAHTKIAAEPAQSFQLPDGTSYGVGAPDGALALLFPGQGSQYAGMGVAAAMQFDAARGVWDRAADLGIHAIAFGPSGDALLPTENAQPALGLASMALLAVLRELGVAGAMAAGHSFGEIIALHAAGVVTEADALRIARRRGELMRDAAAGGSGAMCALACSIERARELIGPSLAIANHNAPEQVVVSGPLDAIAALETQGMAARRLPVAAAFHSAQVAPACAPFGEFLATIDFAAPRMPVYANAHAAPYAGDVGAVLAQQIAQPVRFVETIEAMYAAGARCFVEVGPGTVLKGLVGAILGARAHRVIALDRKGKSDLEPLLAGLAQLVAAGHLTRVSALFADVRVPASPAPHKHGIPISGTNVGKPYPPADPSLLPAPNPPRAASAPVVEVRTVKEEPPLSPAWLAAFQEAQQQTANAHAAYQRALSDSHTQYLKLAESAINGLTALLGAAPPATVASPVASVPAQIAAPLPLPAAPMPVAMPAFSPVATPVPVVAVAPVVAPAPAAPASGTDLAALLLAVVAEKTGYPAEMINLDMDLESDLGVDSIKRVEILSAVQAQGAVVVKADRAKLSGMHTLRQIAEYLQGGPVANTPVAQPAAAPDDIAAILLSVVAEKTGYPVEMLNLAMDIEADLGIDSIKRVEILSAMTERVPGIAKDRARPSALHTLADIVAYLGAAPTAAAPGAEAPKAKPMRRAELGRFVLELMPAPAAGFALPGLIDGEPVYVFGAAGLDTALATSLRRHGVEARTVEVLPDDARRCIYLGGLRGVEDEAEAIAVNREAFVVAQQLARVDDALFVTVQDTGGHFGLRNADSRRAWLAGLPALVKTAALEWPRATLKSIDVERGTRDEAAVAEAIAGELLRGGGEIEVALPAAGGRFTLQSVPRAVRPSVSAINAGDVIVVSGGARGVTAGCIVEWAKQCKARFVLLGRTPLGEEPADCAGVTDEASLKRIVLARGASLTPNELSREVDRILGAREIRATVAALQAQGAQARYESVAVDDATALAATLERVRSDWGPIAGVVHAAGVLADRRIVDKTLAQFDLVFGTKVGGLRALLAATAADPLKSLCVFSSVSARCGNTGQSDYAMANEVLAKVVAAEARRRPGLRAKSLGWGPWEGGMVTPALKARFAELGVPMIPLEAGARMFADEMRDARAADIELVLGGEPRGEALLMDGAEARVQGVELVVSRASHAFLEGHAVKGTPVVPVVLVAEWMARAARSFRPGLALASLHELKVLKGIRLGGFDNGGDRCRIEATPLPSERGAQLLMTVRDARGALNYTARAELLPEPPKARREAPGIALDKWSGESIYPDLLFHRKQFELIDQVHGISDEGIGATVRGVDAAGWNGERWALDVAALDGGLQIAALHGRRMLGGQTLPTAIAELRHFGAEPIVGPITATAYMRKVGTSDTTTDIVLTDQSGRRYAEMLGVQNHALPT from the coding sequence ATGAGCTCCCCGCAGCGCCAGCCGATCGCCATCGTCGGCGTGAGTGCGATCTTTCCCGGCTCGCACGACGCGAACGGCTTCTGGCGCGACATTCTCGCCGGCAAGGATCTGTTGACCGACGTGCCGTCGACGCACTGGCGCATTGACGACTACTACGACGCCGATCCCTCTGCGCCGGACAAAACCTACGCGCGCCGCGGCGGTTTTCTAGCGCCGATGGATTTCGACGCGCTCGGATGGGGCATTCCGCCGTCCACGATTCCCGCCACCGACACCTCGCAGCTGCTCGCGCTGATCGCGGCGCGCGCGGTGCTGGAAGATGCCGCGCGCGAACAGTTCGAGACGATGGATCGCTCGCGCATCTCGGTGATCCTGGGCGTCACCAGCGCGCAGGAGCTGCTGTTCTCGCTGGTGTCGCGTCTGCAACGCCCGGTCTGGCAGAAGGCGCTACGCGAAACAGGGCTGCCCGAAGACGAGGTGCAGGCTGCCTGCGAGCGCATTGCCGCGCAGTACGTGCCTTGGCAGGAAGCATCATTCCCCGGCCTGCTCGGCAACGTCGTCGCGGGGCGGATCGCCAACCGCCTTGGCCTGGGTGGCACCAACTGCGTGACCGATGCGGCGTGCGCGTCGAGCTTTTCCGCGATCCAGATGGCGGTCAACGAGCTGCAGCTGGGCGATTCGGATCTCGTGATCAGCGGTGGCGTCGACACGCTCAACGACATCTTCATGTACATGTGTTTCTCCAAGACGCCGGCCTTGTCGCCCAGTGGAGACTGCCGGCCGTTCTCGGACCAGGCCGACGGAACGATGCTGGGCGAGGGACTCGGCATGGTCGCGTTGAAGCGCCTGGCTGACGCCGAACGTGACGGCGACCGCATCTACGCCGTGTTGCGTGGTGTTGGTACCTCGTCGGATGGCCGCGCGAAGTCGGTGTACGCACCGGTGTCGGCGGGGCAGGCGGTCGCGCTGCGCCGTGCCTACGCGCAAGCGGGCTTCGGCCCGGACACCGTCGAGCTCGTCGAGGCGCACGGCACCGGCACCAAGGCCGGCGATAGCGCCGAGTTCGAAGGTCTGCGCAGTGTCTACGCCGAAGCAGACGCCGAGCGCACACAGTGGTGCGCGCTCGGATCGGTGAAAAGCCAGATCGGCCATACCAAGGCGGCCGCGGGTGCCGCGGGCCTCTTCAAGGCGGTGATGGCGCTGCACCACAAGGTGCTGCCACCGACCATCAAGGCGGACACGCCCAATCCGGCGCTCGCGCTGTCGCAAAGCCCGTTCTATCTCAATACGTCCGCGCGGCCGTGGATCCGCGGCGCGTCGCACCCCCGGCGTGCGGCGGTCAGCGCCTTCGGTTTCGGTGGTTCCAATTTCCACCTCGCGCTCGAGGAATACGTGGGATCGGCGCCGCGCGCGGAGCGGCTCGCAACGCAGTCGCACGAGCTGCTCGCAGTCAGTGCGGCAAGCGCCGAGGCCATGCGCGAGCAGATCGCGCGGCTGCGGCAGTCCTGCGCCAACAACATGCCGTTGTCAGCGATCGCGCGCACCTCGCGCGATGCGTTCGACCACGCCGCCGCCGTCCGCCTCGCGGTCGTCGCCAATAGCATCACCGACCTCGACGCACGGCTCGCCCACGCGCACACGAAGATCGCGGCCGAACCTGCGCAGTCGTTCCAGCTTCCTGACGGGACCAGCTATGGCGTGGGCGCGCCCGATGGCGCGCTCGCGCTGTTGTTTCCGGGGCAGGGCAGCCAGTACGCCGGCATGGGCGTTGCCGCGGCGATGCAATTCGATGCGGCGCGCGGAGTATGGGATCGCGCTGCCGATCTGGGTATCCACGCCATCGCGTTCGGTCCGTCGGGTGACGCGCTCCTGCCTACTGAAAACGCGCAGCCTGCGCTCGGCCTAGCGTCGATGGCGCTGCTCGCCGTGTTGCGCGAGCTGGGCGTCGCGGGCGCGATGGCTGCTGGCCACAGCTTCGGCGAGATCATTGCCCTGCATGCGGCGGGAGTCGTGACTGAGGCCGACGCGTTACGCATTGCGCGCCGTCGCGGCGAGCTCATGCGCGACGCTGCGGCGGGCGGCAGTGGCGCGATGTGCGCGTTAGCATGCTCGATCGAGCGTGCGCGCGAGCTGATCGGTCCGTCGCTCGCCATCGCCAATCACAATGCGCCCGAGCAAGTCGTCGTGTCGGGGCCGCTCGATGCGATCGCTGCGCTGGAGACACAGGGCATGGCGGCCAGGCGCCTGCCGGTAGCCGCTGCATTCCATTCTGCCCAGGTCGCACCGGCCTGCGCGCCGTTCGGCGAGTTCCTCGCCACCATCGACTTCGCCGCACCACGCATGCCGGTGTATGCGAACGCGCACGCAGCACCGTACGCCGGTGACGTCGGTGCGGTCCTCGCGCAGCAGATCGCGCAACCGGTGCGCTTCGTGGAAACGATCGAAGCGATGTACGCCGCGGGTGCGCGCTGCTTCGTCGAAGTCGGCCCCGGCACGGTGCTCAAGGGGCTCGTCGGCGCAATCCTCGGTGCACGCGCGCATCGCGTCATCGCGCTGGATCGCAAGGGCAAGTCCGATCTGGAGCCACTGCTGGCGGGCCTCGCGCAGCTGGTCGCCGCGGGCCACCTGACCCGGGTGTCGGCCTTGTTCGCCGACGTGCGCGTGCCGGCGTCGCCTGCGCCCCACAAACACGGCATCCCGATCAGCGGCACCAACGTCGGCAAGCCCTATCCGCCGGCGGATCCGTCGCTTCTACCTGCCCCCAATCCACCGCGTGCGGCATCCGCACCCGTTGTCGAGGTACGCACCGTGAAAGAAGAACCGCCGCTGTCGCCGGCCTGGCTCGCCGCGTTCCAGGAAGCGCAGCAGCAGACTGCGAACGCGCATGCGGCCTACCAGCGCGCGCTGAGCGACAGTCACACCCAGTACCTCAAGCTGGCCGAGAGCGCGATCAACGGCCTGACGGCGCTGCTCGGTGCAGCGCCCCCCGCGACAGTGGCGAGCCCCGTCGCATCGGTGCCTGCGCAGATCGCCGCGCCGCTGCCGCTTCCCGCTGCGCCGATGCCGGTCGCGATGCCTGCGTTTTCACCCGTTGCAACACCGGTCCCCGTCGTTGCCGTGGCGCCTGTCGTCGCTCCTGCGCCTGCCGCGCCAGCGTCCGGCACCGACCTCGCTGCGCTCCTCCTGGCCGTCGTCGCCGAGAAAACCGGCTATCCGGCGGAGATGATCAACCTCGACATGGATCTGGAATCCGACCTCGGCGTCGATTCGATCAAGCGCGTCGAAATTCTTTCTGCCGTGCAAGCGCAGGGCGCGGTCGTCGTAAAGGCTGACCGGGCGAAGCTCAGCGGCATGCACACGCTGCGGCAGATCGCCGAATACCTGCAGGGTGGACCTGTGGCGAACACGCCTGTCGCGCAGCCTGCCGCGGCTCCCGATGATATTGCGGCGATCCTGCTCAGCGTCGTCGCCGAGAAGACGGGTTATCCGGTCGAGATGCTGAACCTGGCGATGGATATCGAAGCGGATCTGGGCATCGACTCGATCAAACGCGTGGAGATCCTCTCGGCGATGACCGAGCGTGTGCCTGGCATCGCAAAAGACCGGGCGCGCCCGTCGGCGTTGCACACGCTGGCCGACATCGTGGCCTACCTCGGTGCAGCCCCGACCGCAGCCGCGCCGGGCGCCGAAGCGCCAAAAGCCAAACCGATGCGTCGCGCCGAGCTTGGCCGTTTCGTGCTTGAGCTCATGCCCGCGCCGGCGGCCGGTTTTGCCCTGCCGGGACTCATCGACGGCGAGCCCGTCTACGTCTTCGGGGCTGCCGGCCTGGACACCGCCCTCGCGACCTCGCTGCGCCGCCACGGCGTTGAGGCGCGCACTGTCGAGGTGTTGCCCGATGATGCCAGGCGCTGCATCTACCTGGGCGGCCTGCGTGGCGTGGAGGACGAGGCCGAGGCCATCGCAGTCAACCGCGAGGCATTTGTCGTCGCGCAGCAGCTGGCCCGTGTCGACGACGCGCTCTTCGTGACCGTACAGGATACCGGCGGTCACTTCGGCCTGCGTAATGCCGACTCCCGCCGCGCCTGGCTCGCAGGCCTGCCTGCACTGGTCAAGACCGCGGCGCTGGAATGGCCGCGTGCGACGTTGAAATCGATCGACGTGGAGCGCGGCACGCGTGACGAGGCGGCCGTCGCCGAAGCCATTGCCGGCGAGCTCCTGCGCGGCGGCGGCGAGATCGAAGTGGCATTGCCGGCCGCCGGCGGTCGTTTCACGCTGCAGAGCGTCCCGCGCGCGGTGCGTCCGTCGGTCTCCGCGATCAATGCCGGTGACGTCATCGTCGTTTCGGGCGGCGCGCGCGGTGTGACGGCGGGGTGCATCGTGGAGTGGGCCAAGCAGTGCAAGGCGCGCTTCGTGCTGCTCGGACGCACGCCGCTGGGCGAGGAACCGGCCGATTGCGCCGGCGTCACCGACGAAGCCTCGTTGAAGCGCATCGTGCTCGCGCGCGGCGCGTCGCTCACGCCGAACGAATTGTCGCGGGAAGTCGACCGCATTCTCGGTGCACGCGAGATCCGCGCGACGGTGGCGGCGCTCCAGGCCCAAGGCGCCCAGGCACGCTACGAGTCGGTCGCGGTCGACGATGCCACCGCGCTTGCCGCGACGCTGGAGCGCGTGCGCAGCGACTGGGGACCGATTGCCGGTGTCGTGCACGCCGCCGGTGTGCTCGCCGACCGCCGTATCGTCGACAAGACGCTGGCGCAGTTCGACCTCGTGTTCGGCACCAAGGTCGGCGGGCTGCGTGCCTTGCTGGCCGCGACCGCGGCCGATCCGCTGAAGTCGCTGTGCGTTTTCTCCTCGGTGTCGGCGCGCTGCGGCAACACCGGGCAGAGCGATTACGCGATGGCCAACGAAGTGCTGGCCAAGGTCGTCGCGGCCGAGGCGCGCCGGCGCCCGGGCCTGCGCGCGAAGTCGCTGGGCTGGGGCCCGTGGGAAGGCGGCATGGTCACGCCCGCGCTGAAGGCGCGCTTTGCCGAACTCGGCGTGCCGATGATTCCCCTCGAAGCCGGCGCCCGTATGTTCGCCGACGAAATGCGTGATGCGCGGGCCGCCGATATCGAGCTCGTGCTCGGCGGCGAGCCGCGCGGCGAAGCGCTGCTGATGGACGGCGCCGAGGCGCGCGTGCAGGGCGTGGAACTCGTGGTCTCGCGGGCCAGCCACGCCTTCCTGGAAGGGCACGCGGTGAAGGGGACGCCGGTGGTGCCGGTCGTCCTCGTCGCCGAGTGGATGGCGCGCGCGGCGCGCAGCTTCCGGCCGGGCCTGGCGCTGGCCAGTCTGCACGAACTCAAGGTGCTCAAGGGCATCCGGCTCGGTGGATTCGATAACGGCGGCGATCGCTGCCGCATCGAGGCGACCCCGCTGCCGAGCGAACGCGGCGCGCAGCTCCTGATGACCGTGCGCGACGCGCGCGGCGCCCTGAACTACACCGCCCGCGCGGAACTGTTGCCGGAGCCGCCGAAGGCCCGGCGCGAAGCGCCCGGGATCGCCCTGGACAAGTGGAGCGGCGAAAGCATCTATCCCGACTTGCTGTTCCATCGCAAACAGTTCGAGCTGATCGACCAGGTGCACGGCATCTCCGACGAGGGCATCGGTGCCACCGTGCGCGGTGTCGACGCCGCGGGCTGGAACGGCGAGCGCTGGGCGCTCGACGTCGCGGCACTGGATGGTGGCCTGCAGATCGCCGCGCTGCACGGCCGGCGCATGCTCGGCGGCCAGACGCTGCCGACCGCGATTGCCGAGCTGCGGCACTTCGGCGCCGAGCCGATCGTGGGCCCTATCACGGCCACCGCCTACATGCGCAAAGTGGGTACCAGCGACACCACGACAGATATCGTGCTGACCGACCAGAGCGGCAGGCGCTACGCCGAAATGCTCGGCGTGCAGAACCACGCGCTGCCAACGTGA